The Rhodohalobacter barkolensis genome includes the window TGAACCTCTCGTTCGTCTGGAAACATTCTATCAAATCTTTACAGACCGCCAGGATTCTCTGCACGTTTATGGCCAGGTAAATCTCTGTTTTACAAAAATGGACACACGGAGGCCGTGCAAAGCTCCAAGCCACTTTCTGGAAATGCTTCAAAAAAATAGTGGTAAATGAAACACCGAGGCCTTTATCTTGGTGTTTTATCGGCTTTAACGGCATTGGTACTCTTCTCTTTGGGGAGCGGACTCTGGGGCGGTTCCAGTGGAGGTCATTGGACCGAGCAACTATTCAGAGGAGTTTGTCATCAAATCCCAATACGAAGTTTTACATTTATGGGTGAGCCCATGGCAGTGAACTCTCGTTGTTTTGGAGTTTTTACCGGTTTATGGACGGGATGGTTGCTCATTCCTTTGTTAATGAGGTTTACATCTAAAAAAAAATGGCCTTTATTTTTTCTTTTGTTTGCAGCCTTACTTCAAATCATCGATTATTCAGGCAACTTTTTTTTATTATGGGAAAACACAAATAGTTCACGTTTTCTGCTCGGTACACTATTAGGCTTGGGAAGTTCTATTTTAGTAGCCGATCTGTTTCAACCTAAACAAACACGAGATTAACTATGGATATGGAAGAGGTAAATGAGAACAAAACTTTTTCATTTAACAATTATTGGCCTTCAGTTGCTATTGTAGGAGCTATATTTAGCCTGGTAAGCTTCGTAATCGGACTCTATTTTGGGTATCAACAAATCAATTCGGAACCATCAGGTTCATTTATTTCACCTGTGATGATTAGCAGCGGTGTGATTTGCCTTGCAACGGCTTTTGCCGGTTTGCTTGCCGTTTGGCACTACACGAAAGAGGTGAGTCCTGTAATGAAGCTGGGTCAGGGCGCTTTGGTTGGATTTTTAACCGGTGCTGCTATTGTGCTTTTTAGTACCATTTTGAATGAGCTTTGGCTTTTGATCGATCCTGAATACACCGAAAAACTGATAGAAGCGACTATTGCGAATGTTGAAGCGATGGATCTGCCGTCTGATGCCAGAAATGATATGGTTGATGCCATGGCAGAATCGATGCAGGGACAGTCGTTTTTCAAGCAGCTGTTTGTAGGTATTCCCGTGCCGGGATTATTAAACATGGGTACAGCAATGATTGGAGTTAAATTATTTGCTCAAAAAGAAGACGATATTAGTTTCTAAAACAATGACAAAAGACTCTTCAGGGACATCTTTTTCGAAGTTGCAAATTCAATCATGGGCTGAACGCAATGGCTTTGCGGATTGGGCGGTGGCATTAATATGGCTGATCGTTGCATTCGTTATGTTTCAGCTTACCGCAGGTATCATATTCTTCGCCTTATTGTTTTTCAACGGTGAGATTACTTCCGCTGCCGAGGTTGAACAGGTGATGTTTAACCGATTGGATCTTCTTTTCATCGGTAACTCAACAGGTCAAATTCTCTTTTTGGGTGCGGCTACCTTCCTTATTTCCAAACTTCACCTAAGAGATGAAGGGGTATTCAACTTTTTAAGAATACGGTGGAAACAGGATACACCTTTCTACATTTTATTGGGAGCCGTACTTGTAGTTGTGGTACAACCGGTCATTCTTTATCTGGGATATTTCAACTCTCTTTTACCCATTCCTGAATCCTGGTCAGACCTACAGGTTTCTCAGTATGAGATGTTTGAACAGTTTTTGAAAACGGATGGAATTGTATGGTTTGGCCTATTCCATATCGCTTTGGTACCGTCCATTTGCGAAGAGGTCTTATTCAGAGGATACATTTTTCGCGCTTTTCAGAGAAGCTGGGGAATCATGGTTGCGATCATTGCATCCGGATTTGTGTTTGGGATGTTTCATCTTCAGGTTCCAAACTTACTCCCACTCGCTGCATTAGGAATATTACTTGCTGTTATGACCTGGTTGAGCCGCAGTTTGTGGCCGGCTATCGTAGCGCATTTTGTAAATAATGGCGGTGCGGTGTTAATGGCAACAACC containing:
- a CDS encoding DUF2085 domain-containing protein, translated to MKHRGLYLGVLSALTALVLFSLGSGLWGGSSGGHWTEQLFRGVCHQIPIRSFTFMGEPMAVNSRCFGVFTGLWTGWLLIPLLMRFTSKKKWPLFFLLFAALLQIIDYSGNFFLLWENTNSSRFLLGTLLGLGSSILVADLFQPKQTRD
- a CDS encoding DUF4199 domain-containing protein is translated as MDMEEVNENKTFSFNNYWPSVAIVGAIFSLVSFVIGLYFGYQQINSEPSGSFISPVMISSGVICLATAFAGLLAVWHYTKEVSPVMKLGQGALVGFLTGAAIVLFSTILNELWLLIDPEYTEKLIEATIANVEAMDLPSDARNDMVDAMAESMQGQSFFKQLFVGIPVPGLLNMGTAMIGVKLFAQKEDDISF
- a CDS encoding type II CAAX prenyl endopeptidase Rce1 family protein; the encoded protein is MTKDSSGTSFSKLQIQSWAERNGFADWAVALIWLIVAFVMFQLTAGIIFFALLFFNGEITSAAEVEQVMFNRLDLLFIGNSTGQILFLGAATFLISKLHLRDEGVFNFLRIRWKQDTPFYILLGAVLVVVVQPVILYLGYFNSLLPIPESWSDLQVSQYEMFEQFLKTDGIVWFGLFHIALVPSICEEVLFRGYIFRAFQRSWGIMVAIIASGFVFGMFHLQVPNLLPLAALGILLAVMTWLSRSLWPAIVAHFVNNGGAVLMATTYPELAFGDVSAETLPSVWLLLASIILTAGVIYAMIYRSEAIME